The following proteins are encoded in a genomic region of Dyadobacter sp. UC 10:
- a CDS encoding alpha/beta hydrolase family protein: protein MKIAFTILLSMLGLSSACFAQQHELCQGAYFTEEQGKAFLEKHVPTSKIAWESRAEQIRRQIREGMDLKTLPVKPTSKPIIHSRKEMDGYSIESVAFESMPGIYVTGNLYKPLKKKKSYAGILAPHGHGENPHGRFREQTQKRCATLARMGAIVFVWDMVGQGDARQCEHKMPKALKLQTINSIRSLDFLLTIPGVDPERVAVTGESGGGTQTFLLAALDNRVKVSVPVVMVSAYFFGGCVCESGMPIHKKGEYQTNNVEIAALAAPRPMILISDGGDWTKNTPNVEFPFIQSIYGLYGKKDRLEAVHLPDEKHDFGPSKRKAMYAFMAKHLKLDLKAVTDSQGNVDEEPAKVLTQKELEVFNEAHPRPANAVMGDAAVMGLL from the coding sequence ATGAAAATCGCCTTTACGATCCTTTTAAGCATGCTGGGCCTGTCGTCCGCATGTTTTGCGCAGCAGCACGAACTTTGCCAGGGGGCCTATTTTACCGAAGAACAGGGCAAAGCATTCCTGGAAAAACACGTTCCGACTTCGAAAATCGCCTGGGAAAGCCGGGCCGAGCAGATCCGTCGGCAGATCCGTGAAGGAATGGACCTGAAAACGTTGCCAGTAAAACCGACTTCGAAGCCGATCATTCACAGCAGAAAGGAAATGGACGGTTACTCGATCGAAAGTGTGGCTTTCGAGAGTATGCCGGGCATTTATGTTACTGGCAATTTATACAAACCATTAAAAAAGAAGAAATCTTACGCGGGCATACTCGCTCCGCACGGACATGGCGAGAACCCGCACGGCCGGTTTCGAGAGCAGACCCAGAAACGCTGTGCAACGCTTGCGAGAATGGGGGCGATTGTGTTTGTCTGGGATATGGTAGGGCAGGGGGACGCCAGGCAATGTGAACATAAAATGCCGAAGGCTCTCAAATTGCAGACAATCAACAGCATTCGCTCGCTGGATTTCTTACTCACCATTCCGGGCGTAGATCCTGAGCGGGTGGCGGTAACGGGTGAATCAGGTGGTGGTACGCAGACCTTCCTGCTGGCAGCATTGGATAACCGTGTGAAGGTTTCGGTGCCGGTAGTGATGGTGTCGGCTTATTTCTTTGGAGGTTGCGTTTGTGAAAGCGGAATGCCAATCCATAAAAAGGGAGAATACCAGACCAATAATGTAGAAATAGCCGCGCTGGCCGCACCCAGACCTATGATACTCATTTCAGACGGTGGTGATTGGACGAAAAACACACCCAATGTAGAGTTTCCTTTTATCCAGAGCATTTACGGTTTATACGGGAAGAAAGATAGGCTGGAAGCGGTTCACCTGCCAGACGAAAAGCATGACTTTGGCCCTTCCAAAAGAAAAGCGATGTATGCCTTTATGGCTAAACATTTAAAGCTGGATTTAAAAGCGGTAACGGATTCACAGGGAAATGTGGATGAAGAACCTGCAAAGGTCTTGACCCAAAAAGAACTTGAAGTATTCAACGAAGCCCACCCACGACCCGCCAACGCGGTAATGGGCGACGCAGCTGTTATGGGACTTTTGTAA